A genomic window from Colletotrichum destructivum chromosome 7, complete sequence includes:
- a CDS encoding Putative folliculin-interacting protein — MLGKLFNLGTGSATSVPGPSQSHSSNINNNAAYRDVPQSLESMQEDIHTRNLLFPDAEALYQHRNDQVFPLSMASALPLASIASAFDYDGDIDLDTRHVRLLIMQDAVASLPAQLLFDSHPAPPKPPSAAAPGERSVTGFGTVQDSHKVPTSPRKSSLNQTSRPLVIQPDSPQPRQGAFDRRASMQGRAQSQAETDLQRARREYNDEIHAFAGSVFGNSELMAYKGTSTKVHIVPTENRPEYGGSYLGDGRGSIGRSSMRSSRLAQSYTSDSVSPMQPPPSFTSSAPNTRSPPERRKILITRLFPVLLPSDDDTQSDTPLSRFSDHNTGFPFPQSADDANAPKKKKLQPKQKRTPMYAVVLVVQLPPTSGPMAPPSTIRSNFRGASSYTDQESFPSSVNSARRSGWTMSGSGFPIDSMESSCSTDVDDRMDTVTQHWDIIMRTLTHLQGVVATTLGVLLKQADITSPDPYPPSASSYAGRGPSIGGRRHEEPHFVKPPKTNAKVIALQPHCLQNDDNIVQEANSARIRVVTGLRAQRVITAQGRWGIWRDEARWMARKAGEKEHGFFFFNLLTGFLATHTDWLNAMSPAWYRRKHYQQQKAKGEDDLSLPARTIIIASDKMLARRLIFLLSAFLPSHQHLSSVKTHRPSTSTSFGAFSQSPPSLIIPILREESLRRKINRRPGHRRVSHSRTVSQSNRISAVPPQLAHLSMESHHERRVSDAASIRSNLPIPGNDQVSRKSSAATTTTITPETTIPHFTTAQRFENRRSLRPGSSGSVAADDLKRTLKRGESSGHVSSASTDSRVSSSRWGSVISTLWNGKRRDSTGLTTPSHPYGSNPTSPTKATPGGRRDKLAEMVREVRTEGYHRTDDRNHGTVGNGNGPTTPRGFDDQVNDDPIERVAFPERVPDPSGDFRSPVKTSINAEDGVIDVDIPFPDYITSFETAVSSPSSSGYLSTPGIGSGLEGFEQFSRVTIDGDSPMNVAGFLQQYHQDFILQAVSPQDTLMEDIKKSMRAEPTPFVTQPFYSTEQPADRWVDVSSALIADTTTHTIKRIRYRRLIRPRPFTDRSAPLGSAGSSAYSAAPMTPSILPYETQLDDEFVEEPIASLDEVLIEAVERVIAQSNEVSKQSSSNSSRSTSKRRDRSNSEASVSADSHHTTRIPVASQEVPRDQCKTVVLSALDEIIRDVIEERDHDTPDANLQALDRDRESTLREAVRVWLDAVDSSEQI; from the coding sequence ATGCTGGGGAAGCTCTTCAACCTGGGCACCGGGAGTGCTACAAGTGTACCTGGTCCCTCGCAATCCCACTccagcaacatcaacaatAATGCCGCCTATAGAGACGTGCCCCAGTCCCTCGAGTCTATGCAGGAGGATATCCACACCCGCAACCTTCTGTTTCCCGACGCCGAAGCCTTATACCAGCATCGGAACGACCAAGTCTTCCCCTTGTCTATGGCTTCCGCTCTTCCTCTGGCGTCCATTGCAAGTGCCTTTGACTACGACGGCGACATTGACCTCGACACCCGCCATGTTCGTCTTCTCATCATGCAGGACGCCGTAGCTTCCCTTCCCGCCCAGCTTCTCTTCGACAGCCATCCTGCGCCGCCAAAGCCGCcctccgctgccgcccccggAGAGCGATCTGTAACAGGATTTGGAACCGTACAAGACTCTCACAAAGTTCCAACTTCCCCTAGAAAGAGCAGCCTGAACCAGACATCCCGCCCCCTGGTTATTCAACCGGACAGTCCCCAACCCCGCCAGGGTGCTTTTGACCGCAGGGCTTCGATGCAGGGCCGGGCTCAATCTCAGGCCGAGACTGACTTACAACGTGCACGGAGAGAGTACAATGACGAGATTCACGCTTTTGCCGGCTCCGTCTTTGGGAACTCGGAGCTGATGGCCTACAAGGGCACTTCAACAAAAGTCCACATTGTCCCGACTGAAAACCGCCCGGAATATGGAGGCTCCTACCTaggcgacggccgcggcTCTATTGGCCGATCCAGCATGCGATCCAGTCGACTGGCGCAGTCTTACACATCGGACAGTGTCTCGCCCATGCAACCACCTCCGTCCTTCACCTCGTCTGCACCAAATACGCGTAGTCCAccagagaggaggaagattCTCATCACTCGGCTGTTTCCCGTCTTGCTCcccagcgacgacgacacgcAAAGCGATACTCCCTTGAGCCGTTTCTCGGACCACAACACAGGCTTTCCCTTTCCACAgtccgccgacgacgcaAACGcccccaagaagaagaagctgcaaCCCAAACAGAAGCGCACTCCCATGTACGCAGTTGTGCTGGTTGTGCAGCTGCCGCCCACCTCGGGTCCCATGGCCCCTCCTTCCACCATTAGGTCCAACTTCCGCGGCGCCAGCTCCTACACGGACCAAGAGTCCTTCCCATCTTCCGTTAACTCAGCCCGCCGCTCAGGATGGACCATGTCTGGATCCGGGTTCCCCATCGACTCAATGGAATCCTCTTGCTCGACCGATGTCGACGACAGGATGGACACCGTTACGCAGCACTGGGATATCATTATGCGAACGTTGACACATCTTCAAGGGGTAGTCGCTACCACGCTTGGCGTTCTGCTCAAGCAAGCCGACATCACTTCTCCGGACCCCTACCCTCCTTCGGCGTCTTCGTATGCCGGCAGAGGTCCATCCATCGGCGGTAGGAGACACGAGGAGCCGCATTTCGTCAAGCCTCCCAAGACCAATGCCAAAGTCATAGCGCTGCAGCCTCACTGCCTTCAGAACGATGACAACATCGTACAAGAGGCCAACTCCGCCAGGATCCGCGTCGTCACTGGTCTTCGTGCCCAAAGGGTCATCACGGCACAGGGCAGATGGGGCATCTGGAGGGACGAAGCAAGATGGATGGCCAGGAAGGCCGGCGAAAAGGAGCACggcttctttttcttcaatCTCCTGACTGGGTTTCTTGCGACGCACACCGACTGGCTGAACGCTATGAGCCCGGCATGGTATCGCCGAAAGCACTATCAACAACAAAAGGCAaagggcgaagacgacctcTCCTTGCCAGCACGAACTATTATCATCGCTTCAGACAAGATGCTTGCACGGCgtctcatcttcctcctttcCGCATTTCTGCCATCGCACCAGCATCTTTCATCAGTCAAGACCCATAGGCCGAGCACCTCCACGTCCTTTGGGGCCTTTTCCCAGTCGCCTCCTTCGCTAATCATTCCGATCCTCCGCGAGGAATCACTGCGGCGTAAGATCAACAGACGTCCGGGCCACAGGCGCGTATCCCATTCACGCACAGTCAGCCAAAGCAACCGTATATCCGCCGTGCCCCCTCAGCTCGCCCACTTAAGCATGGAAAGCCATCACGAGAGACGCGTTTCGGATGCTGCCTCCATACGGTCGAATTTGCCCATCCCAGGCAATGACCAAGTCAGCCGAAAGAGCAGTGCGGCAACAACCACGACAATCACCCCCGAGACCACCATCCCGCACTTCACAACTGCCCAAAGATTCGAGAACCGACGAAGTCTTCGACCCGGCAGCAGTggcagcgtcgccgccgacgacctcaagAGAACACTGAAGCGAGGCGAAAGCTCGGGACACGTGAGCTCCGCCAGCACAGACTCCCGCGTGTCGAGCTCGCGTTGGGGCAGCGTCATTAGCACCCTCTGGAACGGCAAGAGGAGAGACTCGACTGGCCTCACCACCCCAAGCCACCCCTACGGTAGCAACCCAACCTCACCGACCAAAGCGACGCCGGGGGGGCGTCGGGACAAGCTGGCGGAGATGGTCAGAGAAGTCAGGACCGAGGGTTATCATCGAACAGATGATCGCAACCATGGCACGGTGGGTAATGGCAACGGTCCTACGACCCCACGCGGTTTCGATGACCAGGTCAATGATGACCCGATCGAGAGAGTCGCTTTTCCTGAGCGAGTTCCCGATCCCAGCGGCGACTTCCGGTCGCCCGTCAAAACGTCGATCAACGCGGAGGATGGGGTCATTGACGTCGACATCCCCTTCCCTGACTACATCACGTCTTTCGAAACCGCAGtcagctcgccgtcgagcagcgGTTACCTGTCCACACCTGGTATCGGCAGCGGCTTGGAAGGGTTTGAACAGTTTTCCCGCGTCACGATTGACGGCGACTCCCCGATGAACGTTGCCGGGTTTCTCCAACAGTACCATCAAGATTTCATCCTGCAGGCCGTCTCCCCTCAAGACACCCTCATGGAAGACATCAAGAAGTCCATGAGAGCCGAGCCGACCCCGTTCGTCACGCAGCCATTCTACTCAACCGAGCAGCCCGCCGACCGCTGGGTCGATGTCAGCAGTGCTCTAATCGCGGACACGACAACCCACACCATTAAGCGAATCCGCTACCGTAGACTCATCCGACCCAGGCCGTTCACGGATAGGTCGGCCCCCCTCGGCTCCGCGGGCTCAAGCGCTTACAGCGCTGCTCCGATGACCCCTTCAATTCTCCCTTACGAAACGCAGCTGGATGATGAGTTCGTCGAAGAGCCCATCGCGAGtcttgacgaggtcctcATTGAAGCTGTGGAAAGAGTGATTGCGCAGAGTAACGAAGTGAGCAAGCAAAGTTCTTCAAACTCATCCCGGTCGACGAGCAAGAGGCGAGACCGTAGCAATAGTGAGGCATCGGTGTCGGCTGACTCGCATCACACAACCCGCATCCCTGTGGCGTCACAAGAGGTTCCACGAGACCAGTGTAAGACAGTGGTCTTATCGGCTCTGGACGAGATCATTCGTGACGTTATCGAGGAGAGGGACCATGACACGCCTGACGCCAACCTCCAAGCGCTAGACCGAGACCGCGAGAGCACTCTTCGAGAGGCTGTCCGAGTCTGGCTGGATGCTGTCGACTCTAGCGAACAGATATAA